In Pseudomonas lalkuanensis, the following are encoded in one genomic region:
- a CDS encoding YicC/YloC family endoribonuclease yields the protein MVHSMTAFARVERAGSHGTLSWELRSVNHRYLEPHLRLPEAFRDLEGPVREALRQGLSRGKVECTLRMAEDGAGKPLQVDRERASQLIQAAESVAALIQQPAPLNPLEVLAWPGVLVADADDPQALNAAAMEAFAQALAELKSGRSREGAELARLLNERLDAMQEEVTALRALVPQMLAAQRQKILDRFNEMKAELDPQRLEQEMVLLAQKSDVAEELDRLGTHIGEVRRVLKAGGAAGRRLDFLMQELNREANTLGSKAFDPRSTQAAVNLKVLIEQMREQVQNIE from the coding sequence ATGGTGCACAGCATGACCGCCTTCGCCCGCGTCGAACGGGCCGGCTCCCACGGCACCCTGAGCTGGGAACTGCGCTCGGTGAACCACCGCTACCTCGAACCCCATCTGCGCCTGCCGGAAGCCTTCCGCGACCTCGAAGGTCCGGTGCGCGAAGCCCTGCGCCAGGGTCTATCCCGCGGCAAGGTGGAGTGCACCCTGCGCATGGCCGAAGATGGCGCCGGAAAGCCGCTGCAGGTGGACCGGGAGCGCGCCAGCCAACTGATCCAGGCTGCCGAGAGCGTCGCCGCGCTGATCCAGCAACCGGCACCACTCAACCCCCTGGAAGTCCTCGCCTGGCCGGGGGTGCTGGTGGCCGATGCCGACGATCCGCAAGCGCTCAACGCCGCCGCCATGGAAGCCTTCGCCCAGGCCCTCGCGGAGTTGAAGAGCGGCCGTTCTCGCGAGGGCGCCGAACTGGCCCGCCTGCTCAATGAGCGCCTGGATGCCATGCAGGAAGAAGTCACTGCCCTGCGCGCGCTGGTTCCGCAGATGCTCGCCGCCCAACGCCAGAAGATCCTCGACCGCTTCAACGAGATGAAGGCCGAACTGGATCCGCAACGCCTGGAACAGGAAATGGTGCTGCTGGCGCAGAAGAGCGACGTCGCCGAAGAACTGGACCGCCTCGGCACTCACATCGGCGAAGTCCGCCGCGTGCTCAAGGCCGGCGGAGCCGCCGGCCGCCGGCTGGACTTCCTGATGCAGGAGCTCAACCGCGAAGCCAATACCCTGGGCTCCAAGGCCTTCGACCCGCGCAGCACCCAGGCCGCGGTCAACCTCAAGGTGTTGATCGAGCAGATGCGCGAACAAGTCCAGAATATCGAGTAA
- a CDS encoding DUF4124 domain-containing protein — translation MLKPFALRYSLALVMLASALAGAAELYRYVDDKGVTVLDRQGVPPEYIGKGYEVLNEQGRVVRVVPPAPSREEMQRQLDAKARASSDAQLLRLYTSVEDVDRALERKMAELDGLIGVARGNQQSLRTQQANLQSQAAESERAGREVPAHLVEQIDNLRDQQKSLDKDIARYEKDRDAAKAGYAADRARLAELLGGTR, via the coding sequence ATGCTGAAGCCGTTTGCACTTCGCTACAGCCTGGCGCTGGTTATGTTGGCGTCGGCGCTGGCCGGCGCGGCCGAACTGTATCGCTACGTCGACGACAAGGGTGTGACCGTCCTGGATCGCCAGGGCGTTCCGCCGGAATACATCGGCAAGGGCTACGAGGTGCTCAACGAGCAGGGCCGGGTCGTGCGTGTGGTTCCGCCGGCTCCGAGCCGTGAGGAAATGCAGCGTCAGCTGGATGCGAAGGCTCGCGCCAGTTCCGATGCCCAGTTGCTGCGGCTCTACACCAGCGTCGAAGACGTCGATCGCGCCCTGGAGCGCAAGATGGCGGAGCTCGACGGCCTGATCGGCGTCGCCCGTGGCAACCAGCAATCGCTGCGCACCCAGCAGGCCAACCTGCAGAGCCAGGCCGCGGAAAGCGAGCGGGCCGGACGCGAGGTGCCCGCCCACCTGGTGGAGCAGATCGACAACCTGCGCGACCAGCAGAAGAGCCTGGACAAGGACATCGCCCGCTACGAGAAGGACCGCGATGCCGCCAAGGCGGGCTATGCCGCCGACCGTGCGCGGCTGGCCGAACTGCTCGGCGGCACTCGCTAG
- a CDS encoding RidA family protein: MSKTVISSDKAPAAIGTYSQAIKAGNTVYMSGQIPLDPKTMELVEGFEAQTVQVFENLKAVAEAAGGSFKDIVKLNIFLTDLSHFAKVNEVMGRYFEQPYPARAAIGVAALPRGSQVEMDAILVLE, from the coding sequence ATGAGCAAGACCGTCATCAGCAGCGACAAGGCCCCCGCCGCCATCGGCACTTACTCCCAGGCCATCAAGGCCGGCAACACCGTCTACATGTCCGGCCAGATCCCGCTGGACCCGAAAACCATGGAACTGGTCGAAGGCTTCGAAGCCCAGACCGTGCAGGTGTTCGAGAACCTGAAGGCCGTGGCCGAAGCCGCCGGCGGTTCTTTCAAGGACATCGTCAAGCTGAACATCTTCCTGACCGACCTGTCCCACTTCGCCAAGGTCAACGAGGTCATGGGCCGTTACTTCGAGCAGCCCTACCCGGCCCGCGCCGCCATTGGCGTTGCCGCCCTGCCGCGCGGCTCCCAGGTGGAAATGGACGCCATCCTGGTCCTCGAATAA
- the gmk gene encoding guanylate kinase: MTATPGTLYIVSAPSGAGKTSLVKALIDAEPNIRVSVSHTTRGMRPGEADGVNYNFVSREEFVQMLEHGDFLEHAEVFGNLYGTSQRWVLQTLAEGHDLILEIDWQGAQQVRHLMPLAKSIFILPPSQEALRQRLDNRGQDSGEIIERRMREAVSEMSHYVEYDYLVINDDFATALDDLKAIFRANQLLHAPQQVRHGALLARLLE; this comes from the coding sequence ATGACCGCCACCCCCGGCACCCTGTACATCGTTTCCGCCCCCTCCGGCGCCGGCAAGACCAGTCTGGTCAAGGCGCTGATCGACGCCGAGCCGAACATCCGCGTCTCGGTATCCCACACCACCCGTGGCATGCGCCCGGGCGAGGCGGATGGCGTGAATTACAACTTCGTGTCCCGCGAAGAGTTCGTGCAAATGCTCGAGCACGGAGACTTCCTCGAGCACGCCGAAGTCTTCGGCAACCTCTACGGCACGTCCCAGCGCTGGGTCCTGCAGACCCTGGCCGAAGGCCATGACCTGATCCTCGAAATCGACTGGCAGGGCGCCCAGCAGGTCCGCCACCTGATGCCCCTGGCCAAGTCGATCTTCATCCTGCCGCCAAGCCAGGAGGCGCTGCGCCAGCGCCTGGACAACCGCGGCCAGGACAGCGGCGAGATCATCGAGCGCCGCATGCGCGAAGCGGTCAGCGAAATGAGCCACTACGTCGAGTATGACTACCTGGTGATCAACGACGACTTCGCCACCGCCCTGGACGATCTCAAGGCCATCTTCCGCGCCAACCAGCTGCTTCACGCCCCGCAGCAGGTTCGTCACGGCGCCCTGCTCGCGCGACTGCTGGAGTAA
- the spoT gene encoding bifunctional GTP diphosphokinase/guanosine-3',5'-bis pyrophosphate 3'-pyrophosphohydrolase — protein MPSIDTLAERLSTYLGADQVNLVRRAYFYAEQAHDGQRRRSGEAYVTHPLAVASILADMHMDHQSLMAAMLHDVIEDTGIAKEALSGQFGETVAELVDGVSKLTQMNFESKAEAQAENFQKMAMAMARDIRVILVKLADRLHNMRTLEVLSGEKRRRIAKETLEIYAPIANRLGMHSMRVEFEDLGFKAMHPMRSERIRAAVRRARGNRKEIVNKIEESLTNCLRREGMEGEVIGREKHLYSIYKKMRGKRRAFNEIMDVYAFRIIVDKVDTCYRVLGAVHNLYKPLPGRFKDYIAIPKANGYQSLHTTLFGMHGVPIEIQIRTREMEEMANNGIAAHWLYKSTEDDQPKSTHARARQWVKGILELQQRAGNSLEFIESVKIDLFPDEVYVFTPKGRIMELPKGSTAVDFAYAVHTDVGNTCIACRINRRLAPLSEPLQSGETVEIVTAPGARPNPAWLNFVVTGKARTHIRHALKQQRRSESISLGERLLNKALAGFESHLDKISPERIQAVLGEYRLDVIEDLLEDVGLGNRMAYVVARRLLASDGEQLPNPEGPLAIRGTEGLVLSYAKCCTPIPGDPIVGHLSAGKGMVVHLENCKNISEIRHNPEKCIQLSWAKDVAGEFNVELRVELEHQRGLIALLASSVNAADGNIEKISMDERDGRISVVQLVVSVHDRVHLARVIKKLRALKGVIRITRVRA, from the coding sequence TTGCCGAGCATAGACACCCTTGCCGAACGGCTTTCGACCTATCTCGGCGCAGACCAGGTCAACCTGGTGCGCCGAGCCTATTTCTACGCCGAGCAGGCGCACGACGGTCAGCGCCGTCGCAGCGGTGAAGCCTATGTCACCCACCCGCTCGCCGTAGCCAGCATCCTTGCCGACATGCACATGGACCATCAGAGCCTGATGGCCGCGATGCTGCACGACGTGATCGAGGACACCGGCATCGCCAAGGAAGCCCTCAGCGGGCAATTCGGCGAAACCGTCGCCGAACTGGTTGACGGGGTCAGCAAGCTGACCCAGATGAACTTCGAGTCCAAGGCCGAAGCCCAGGCCGAGAACTTCCAGAAGATGGCCATGGCCATGGCCCGCGACATCCGCGTGATCCTGGTCAAGCTGGCCGACCGCCTGCATAACATGCGCACCCTGGAAGTGCTGTCCGGCGAGAAGCGCCGGCGCATCGCCAAGGAAACCCTGGAAATCTACGCCCCCATCGCCAACCGGCTGGGTATGCACAGCATGCGCGTGGAATTCGAGGACCTCGGCTTCAAGGCGATGCATCCGATGCGCTCCGAGCGCATCCGCGCCGCAGTGCGCCGCGCCCGCGGCAACCGCAAGGAAATCGTCAACAAGATCGAGGAATCGCTGACCAACTGCCTGCGCCGTGAGGGCATGGAAGGCGAGGTCATCGGCCGCGAGAAGCACCTCTACAGCATCTACAAGAAGATGCGCGGCAAGCGCCGGGCGTTCAACGAGATCATGGACGTCTACGCCTTCCGCATCATCGTCGACAAGGTCGACACCTGCTACCGCGTGCTCGGCGCCGTGCACAACCTGTACAAGCCACTGCCCGGCCGCTTCAAGGACTACATCGCGATTCCCAAGGCCAACGGCTACCAGTCGCTGCACACCACCCTGTTCGGCATGCACGGCGTGCCCATCGAGATCCAGATCCGCACCCGCGAGATGGAAGAGATGGCCAACAACGGCATCGCCGCCCACTGGCTGTACAAGTCCACCGAAGACGACCAGCCCAAGAGCACCCATGCCCGCGCCCGGCAGTGGGTCAAGGGTATCCTGGAACTGCAGCAACGAGCCGGCAATTCCCTGGAATTCATCGAAAGCGTGAAGATCGACCTCTTCCCCGACGAGGTCTACGTGTTCACGCCCAAGGGCCGCATCATGGAGTTGCCGAAGGGCTCCACCGCGGTGGACTTCGCCTACGCGGTGCACACCGACGTTGGCAACACCTGCATCGCCTGCCGCATCAATCGCCGCCTGGCGCCGCTGTCCGAGCCGCTGCAGAGCGGCGAAACGGTCGAGATCGTCACCGCGCCGGGCGCCCGGCCGAACCCGGCCTGGCTGAATTTCGTTGTCACCGGCAAGGCACGCACTCATATCCGCCATGCCCTCAAGCAACAGCGCCGCTCCGAGTCCATCAGCCTTGGCGAGCGCCTGCTGAACAAGGCCCTGGCCGGCTTCGAGAGCCACCTGGACAAGATCAGCCCCGAGCGCATCCAGGCCGTTCTCGGCGAGTACCGCCTGGACGTGATCGAAGACCTGCTGGAAGACGTCGGCCTCGGCAATCGCATGGCCTACGTGGTCGCCCGCCGCCTGCTGGCCAGCGATGGCGAGCAGCTGCCAAACCCCGAAGGCCCATTGGCGATCCGTGGCACCGAGGGCCTGGTGCTGAGCTACGCCAAGTGCTGCACGCCGATCCCGGGCGACCCCATCGTCGGCCACCTGTCCGCCGGCAAGGGCATGGTGGTGCACCTGGAAAATTGCAAGAACATCAGCGAAATCCGGCACAACCCGGAGAAATGCATCCAGCTGTCCTGGGCCAAGGACGTTGCCGGCGAGTTCAATGTCGAACTGCGCGTGGAGCTGGAACACCAGCGCGGCCTGATCGCCCTGCTCGCCAGCAGCGTCAATGCCGCCGATGGCAATATCGAGAAAATCAGCATGGACGAGCGCGATGGCCGCATCAGCGTGGTCCAGCTGGTGGTCAGCGTGCACGACCGTGTGCACCTGGCCCGCGTGATCAAGAAGCTGCGCGCGCTCAAGGGGGTGATCCGCATCACCCGCGTGCGGGCGTAG
- the rpoZ gene encoding DNA-directed RNA polymerase subunit omega produces MARVTVEDCLENVDNRFELVMLATKRSRQLATGGKEPKVAWENDKPTVVALREIAAGLVDYEVVAQEDIVEEEPLFAAFEDEANEAL; encoded by the coding sequence ATGGCCCGCGTTACCGTTGAAGATTGCCTGGAAAACGTCGACAACCGCTTCGAGTTGGTCATGCTTGCTACCAAGCGTTCCCGTCAGCTGGCTACCGGCGGCAAGGAGCCGAAGGTAGCCTGGGAAAACGACAAGCCGACCGTAGTCGCCCTGCGCGAAATCGCTGCCGGCCTGGTCGACTACGAAGTCGTCGCCCAGGAAGACATCGTTGAAGAAGAGCCGCTGTTCGCCGCATTCGAGGACGAGGCCAACGAGGCCCTCTGA
- the rph gene encoding ribonuclease PH codes for MKRPSGRAADQLRPIRITRNYTKHAEGSVLVEFGDTKVICTASVEAGVPRFLKGQGQGWLTAEYGMLPRATGERNQREASRGKQGGRTLEIQRLIGRSLRAALDMTKLGENTIYLDCDVIQADGGTRTASITGAMVALVDALKVLKKRGALKGEPLKQMVAAVSVGIYQGEPVLDLDYLEDAAAETDLNVVMTDAGGFIEVQGTAEGAPFQPEELNAMLELARKGLNDLFELQCAALAD; via the coding sequence ATGAAACGTCCCAGTGGCCGCGCGGCCGATCAGCTGCGCCCGATCCGCATCACCCGTAACTACACCAAGCATGCCGAAGGCTCGGTGCTGGTGGAGTTCGGGGATACCAAAGTGATCTGCACGGCCAGCGTCGAAGCCGGCGTACCGCGCTTCTTGAAGGGCCAGGGCCAGGGTTGGCTGACCGCCGAATACGGCATGCTGCCGCGCGCCACCGGCGAGCGTAACCAGCGTGAAGCCAGCCGTGGCAAGCAGGGCGGCCGCACCCTGGAAATCCAGCGCCTGATCGGCCGCTCGCTGCGCGCCGCGCTGGACATGACCAAGCTGGGCGAGAACACCATCTATCTGGATTGCGATGTGATCCAGGCCGACGGCGGCACCCGCACCGCGTCCATCACCGGCGCCATGGTGGCCCTGGTCGACGCGCTGAAGGTGCTGAAGAAGCGCGGTGCCCTGAAGGGCGAGCCGCTGAAGCAGATGGTCGCCGCGGTGTCCGTGGGCATCTACCAGGGCGAGCCGGTGCTGGACCTGGACTACCTGGAAGACGCCGCCGCCGAAACCGACCTGAACGTGGTCATGACCGATGCCGGCGGCTTCATCGAAGTCCAGGGCACCGCCGAGGGCGCGCCTTTCCAGCCGGAAGAGCTGAACGCCATGCTCGAGCTGGCGCGCAAGGGCCTGAACGATCTGTTCGAGCTGCAGTGTGCCGCCCTGGCCGACTGA
- the pyrE gene encoding orotate phosphoribosyltransferase has product MQAYQRDFIRFAIERGVLRFGEFTLKSGRTSPYFFNAGLFNSGLALAQLGRFYAAAVVDSGIPFDVLFGPAYKGIPLAAATAVALAEHHQIDIPWCFNRKEAKDHGEGGTLVGAPLEGRVLIIDDVITAGTAIREVMQIIQGQNAQAAGVLIALNRQERGQGELSAIQEVERDFGMPVVSIVSLEQVLEYLAGDAELKKHLPAVETYRANFGI; this is encoded by the coding sequence ATGCAGGCGTACCAGCGCGATTTCATTCGCTTTGCCATCGAGCGCGGGGTTCTGCGTTTCGGTGAGTTCACTCTCAAGTCCGGGCGTACCAGCCCCTATTTCTTCAATGCCGGCCTGTTCAACAGCGGCCTTGCCCTTGCCCAGCTCGGCCGATTCTATGCGGCCGCCGTGGTCGACAGCGGCATTCCTTTCGATGTGCTGTTCGGCCCGGCCTACAAGGGGATTCCGCTGGCGGCCGCCACTGCCGTGGCGCTGGCCGAACATCATCAGATCGACATCCCGTGGTGCTTCAATCGCAAGGAAGCCAAGGACCATGGCGAAGGCGGCACCCTGGTTGGCGCGCCGCTCGAAGGTCGCGTGCTGATCATCGATGACGTGATCACCGCCGGTACGGCGATCCGCGAAGTCATGCAGATCATCCAGGGGCAGAACGCCCAGGCGGCCGGTGTGCTGATCGCACTGAACCGTCAGGAACGCGGCCAGGGCGAACTCTCGGCTATACAGGAAGTAGAGCGCGACTTCGGCATGCCGGTGGTCAGCATCGTCTCCCTTGAGCAGGTACTGGAGTACCTGGCTGGCGACGCCGAGCTGAAGAAACACCTGCCTGCCGTGGAAACCTATCGCGCGAACTTCGGTATCTGA
- a CDS encoding SDR family oxidoreductase: MSDTPTLLIAGCGDVGSRLAQQMLQAGWTVHGLRRQVAALPAGVLPVAGDLEQPACPPAWPQGPLDYLVYCVAASQSDEAGYRAAYVEGLRHVLGWLAERGQKPRRLLFVSSSGVYGQRDGEWIDETSPAEAESFSGSVMLEAERTALGSGIPATLVRLTGIYGPGREWLLKQVRMGYRVVSEPPLYANRIHVDDCAGLLAHLLKADASGAALQDCYIGVDDAPAPLHEVVGWLRERMGVTAWAEESTVRRSGSKRCSNARARALGWEPRYPSYREGYAAILGEP, encoded by the coding sequence ATGTCCGATACCCCTACTCTCCTGATCGCCGGTTGTGGCGATGTCGGCAGCCGCCTGGCGCAACAGATGCTGCAGGCCGGTTGGACCGTCCATGGCCTGCGTCGCCAGGTCGCAGCGCTGCCGGCGGGTGTCCTGCCGGTGGCCGGCGACCTGGAGCAGCCCGCCTGCCCGCCCGCCTGGCCGCAGGGGCCGCTGGATTACCTGGTTTATTGCGTGGCAGCTTCCCAGTCTGACGAAGCCGGTTACCGCGCTGCCTATGTCGAGGGACTGCGTCACGTCCTCGGCTGGCTGGCTGAGCGTGGCCAGAAGCCGCGCCGCCTGCTGTTCGTCTCCAGCAGCGGCGTCTATGGCCAGCGCGATGGCGAATGGATCGACGAAACGTCACCCGCCGAAGCCGAAAGCTTTTCCGGCAGCGTGATGCTGGAAGCCGAGCGCACGGCCCTTGGCAGCGGCATCCCCGCGACGCTGGTGCGTCTGACGGGGATCTACGGGCCCGGACGCGAATGGCTGCTCAAGCAGGTGCGCATGGGCTACCGGGTGGTCAGCGAGCCGCCGCTCTATGCCAACCGCATCCATGTCGACGATTGCGCCGGGCTCCTGGCTCATTTGCTCAAGGCCGACGCTAGCGGTGCGGCGCTGCAGGATTGCTACATCGGCGTCGACGATGCGCCGGCTCCGCTGCACGAGGTGGTGGGCTGGCTGCGCGAGCGAATGGGAGTGACCGCGTGGGCCGAGGAGTCCACCGTGCGCCGCTCGGGCAGCAAACGCTGCAGCAACGCCCGTGCCCGCGCCCTGGGCTGGGAGCCGCGCTACCCGAGCTATCGCGAAGGTTACGCGGCCATCCTCGGCGAGCCTTGA
- a CDS encoding exodeoxyribonuclease III has protein sequence MRIISVNVNGIQAAAERGLLSWLQAQNADVICLQDTRASAFDLDDPAFQLDGYFLYAGDAEVPAQGGVALYSRLQPKAVIWGLGFESCDRYGRYLQADFDKVSIATLLLPSGQGGDENLNHKFKFMDDLTHYLNKQRRKRREYIYCGSLYVAHQKLDVKNWRDCQQIPGFLAPERAWMDEVFGNMGYVDALREVSREGDQFSWWPDSEQAEMLNLGWRFDYQVLTPGLRRFVRSAKLPRQPRFSQHAPLIVDYDWLLSV, from the coding sequence ATGCGGATCATCAGTGTGAACGTGAATGGTATTCAGGCAGCAGCCGAGCGAGGTCTCCTCAGCTGGCTGCAAGCCCAGAATGCCGACGTGATCTGCCTGCAAGACACACGTGCCTCCGCCTTCGACCTGGACGACCCTGCCTTCCAACTGGATGGTTATTTCCTCTATGCCGGCGATGCCGAAGTGCCTGCCCAAGGTGGCGTGGCGCTCTATTCGCGGTTGCAACCCAAGGCGGTGATCTGGGGACTCGGCTTCGAGTCCTGCGATCGGTACGGACGCTACCTGCAGGCAGATTTCGACAAAGTGAGCATCGCCACCCTGCTGCTGCCTTCCGGGCAAGGCGGGGACGAGAACCTGAACCACAAGTTCAAGTTCATGGACGACCTCACCCATTATCTGAACAAGCAGCGCCGCAAGCGCCGCGAGTACATCTACTGCGGCTCGCTGTACGTTGCGCACCAGAAGCTGGATGTGAAGAACTGGCGCGACTGCCAGCAGATCCCGGGCTTCCTGGCGCCTGAGCGCGCCTGGATGGACGAAGTGTTCGGCAACATGGGCTATGTCGATGCCCTGCGCGAAGTCAGCCGCGAAGGCGACCAGTTCAGCTGGTGGCCGGACAGCGAGCAGGCCGAGATGCTCAACCTCGGCTGGCGCTTCGACTACCAGGTGCTGACGCCGGGCCTGCGCCGCTTCGTACGCAGCGCCAAGCTGCCGCGTCAGCCGCGCTTCTCCCAGCATGCGCCGCTGATCGTCGACTACGACTGGCTGCTGAGCGTGTGA
- a CDS encoding LysE family translocator: protein MLALFLLVASTHFAALLSPGPDFFLLLRAGLVKGLRHADGCVAGIALANLLSMLVVLLALSLLPESGGPVWQLLQLAGGGYFVWIGSRALLAQRDLALPDGAAQGQGRWWSGFVEGLLASSLNPKLPIFYAGLFGVLRAAAMPAWGMAFSMGWMTLVVLIWDMALVRLLGHPRWREWLQLRVRVLDRLCGALLLALGLWLVVSV from the coding sequence ATGCTCGCGTTATTCCTGCTGGTCGCCAGCACCCATTTCGCCGCCCTGCTGTCGCCAGGGCCGGATTTCTTCCTGTTGCTGCGCGCCGGGCTGGTGAAAGGGCTGCGCCATGCCGACGGCTGCGTGGCGGGCATCGCCCTGGCCAATCTCTTGTCGATGCTGGTGGTACTGCTGGCCCTGAGCCTGTTGCCCGAATCCGGCGGTCCGGTCTGGCAGCTGCTGCAACTGGCGGGAGGAGGCTATTTCGTCTGGATCGGCAGCCGAGCGCTGCTGGCTCAGCGGGACCTGGCGCTGCCGGACGGTGCTGCCCAGGGGCAAGGGCGTTGGTGGAGCGGATTCGTTGAGGGCCTGCTGGCCAGCAGCCTGAATCCCAAGCTGCCGATCTTTTATGCCGGTCTGTTCGGGGTGTTGCGCGCGGCGGCCATGCCCGCCTGGGGGATGGCCTTCAGCATGGGCTGGATGACGCTGGTGGTGCTGATCTGGGACATGGCCCTGGTGCGGCTGCTGGGCCATCCGCGCTGGCGCGAGTGGCTGCAATTGCGGGTCAGGGTGCTGGACAGGCTTTGCGGCGCTTTGTTGCTGGCGCTGGGGCTGTGGCTGGTGGTCAGCGTGTAG
- a CDS encoding AraC family transcriptional regulator, whose amino-acid sequence MDANRMLARPWLPGVELFHADFSGQQFGRHSHDAFAIGAILEGVGGYQCRGARHALPAGTLSLMNPEEPHTGHAESERLVYRMLYVEESRLPALLGRKRLPSGFRELNPADDGQVATGLARLAEAFERGDALAVESELLEVLERVFIRHGGLRAAAPAARDGGVTAFLRDYLEAHYAEAVSLEQLAGLVQRHPRHLIEAFRRAYGVPPHTYLLQRRVREAKRLLLGDQSPLDVALSLGFYDQAHFSGTFKRFTGVTPGHFRRAART is encoded by the coding sequence ATGGACGCCAATCGCATGCTGGCGCGCCCCTGGTTGCCTGGGGTGGAGCTGTTCCATGCGGATTTTTCCGGGCAGCAGTTCGGCCGGCATAGCCATGATGCCTTCGCCATCGGAGCCATCCTCGAAGGCGTCGGCGGCTATCAATGCCGGGGAGCGCGGCATGCGCTGCCGGCCGGCACCCTGTCGCTGATGAACCCCGAGGAGCCGCATACCGGCCATGCCGAGTCCGAGCGTCTGGTCTATCGCATGCTCTACGTCGAAGAGTCGCGCCTGCCTGCATTGCTTGGGCGCAAGCGCCTGCCCAGTGGCTTCCGCGAGCTGAATCCGGCCGATGACGGGCAGGTGGCGACCGGGCTGGCACGTCTGGCCGAGGCGTTCGAGCGCGGCGATGCGCTGGCCGTGGAAAGCGAGCTGCTGGAGGTGCTGGAGCGGGTGTTCATCCGCCACGGTGGCTTGCGTGCGGCAGCGCCGGCCGCGCGCGATGGCGGCGTGACGGCGTTCCTGCGCGATTACCTGGAAGCTCACTACGCCGAGGCGGTGAGCCTCGAGCAGCTGGCGGGCCTGGTCCAGCGCCATCCGCGCCACCTGATCGAAGCCTTCCGTCGCGCCTACGGCGTGCCGCCGCATACCTACTTGCTGCAACGCCGGGTACGCGAGGCCAAGCGCCTCTTGCTGGGTGACCAGTCGCCGCTGGATGTGGCGCTGTCCCTGGGCTTCTACGACCAGGCGCACTTTTCCGGCACCTTCAAACGCTTCACCGGTGTTACGCCGGGGCATTTCCGTCGCGCCGCGCGTACCTGA
- a CDS encoding DUF4870 domain-containing protein gives MDEPTEYQEPTREARQWAMFCHFSAFLGLVFPFGNLLGPLIVWQIKKDLDPFVDAQGKEALNFQITVALAVVLCFLLMLVVIGFPLLGLVSIGALVLTIIAGIKANEGQAYRYPFCWRLVK, from the coding sequence ATGGACGAGCCAACTGAGTATCAGGAGCCTACCCGGGAAGCCCGGCAGTGGGCGATGTTCTGCCACTTTTCCGCCTTCCTCGGCCTGGTGTTCCCCTTTGGCAACCTGCTGGGCCCGCTGATCGTCTGGCAGATCAAGAAGGACCTCGATCCCTTCGTCGACGCCCAGGGCAAGGAAGCGCTGAACTTCCAGATCACCGTGGCGCTGGCTGTGGTGTTGTGCTTCCTGCTGATGCTGGTGGTGATCGGTTTCCCGCTGCTCGGCCTGGTGAGCATCGGTGCGCTGGTGCTGACCATCATTGCCGGAATCAAGGCGAACGAGGGGCAGGCGTATCGCTATCCGTTCTGCTGGCGGCTGGTGAAATAG